The proteins below come from a single Thermopolyspora flexuosa genomic window:
- a CDS encoding sugar transferase codes for MRVGLEARAATRPKGDPKTPSSMWTRAYVRLLLTGDVACAVIACEVVLGVRLWLGAFIPWTEVAFGLALAAAWPGAMAMAGAYRKRVHGEGSDEFRAVFNGGVTLTAAVAIGAYATQTMLARSFVLGTIPLATLLTLVFRHRMRRRLHRRRMAGEFLRRVVAVGHRESILDLVMQFRRQPYHGMNVVAACLPPVPDTGVGGSVNGTANGAGGGPGAGMDLEIDGVPVLGDFTNVAEVVEKVDADAVAVAACPELDGAALRRLAWSLEPRGTELFVAPALVEVAGPRTSIRPVAGMPLLYVEHPEFDGLRGMVKSVFDKVVALIALIILAIPMLVIAIIIRSTSEGPALFKQTRIGRGGREFRLLKFRTMVNGAERLKALLEHENEHDGVLFKIRNDPRVTKVGAFLRRYSIDELPQLINVLRGEMSLVGPRPPLPEEVARYGSDVRRRLVVKPGMTGLWQVSGRADLSWEESVRLDLRYVENWSLILDLQILWKTWGAVKSGEGAY; via the coding sequence ATGAGGGTGGGGTTGGAGGCGCGCGCCGCCACGCGTCCCAAAGGCGACCCGAAAACGCCGTCGAGCATGTGGACGCGCGCCTACGTTCGGCTGCTGCTCACCGGTGACGTCGCCTGCGCGGTGATCGCATGCGAGGTGGTGCTCGGGGTACGGCTGTGGCTGGGCGCGTTCATCCCGTGGACCGAGGTGGCGTTCGGTCTCGCCCTCGCCGCGGCCTGGCCCGGGGCGATGGCCATGGCGGGGGCGTACCGCAAGCGGGTGCACGGCGAGGGATCGGACGAGTTCCGCGCGGTGTTCAACGGCGGGGTGACGCTCACCGCGGCGGTGGCGATCGGCGCCTACGCCACGCAGACCATGCTCGCGCGCAGCTTCGTGCTCGGCACGATCCCGCTCGCGACGTTGCTCACGCTCGTCTTCCGGCACCGCATGCGCCGGCGCCTGCACCGGCGGCGCATGGCCGGTGAGTTCCTGCGCCGCGTTGTCGCGGTCGGGCACCGCGAGTCGATCCTCGACCTGGTGATGCAGTTCCGGCGGCAGCCGTACCACGGGATGAACGTGGTGGCGGCCTGCCTGCCCCCGGTGCCGGACACCGGCGTCGGCGGCTCCGTGAACGGCACGGCGAACGGCGCCGGCGGCGGCCCCGGCGCCGGCATGGACCTCGAGATCGACGGGGTCCCGGTGCTCGGCGACTTCACGAACGTCGCCGAGGTGGTGGAGAAGGTGGACGCGGACGCGGTCGCCGTGGCCGCCTGCCCGGAGCTCGACGGCGCCGCGCTGCGCCGCCTCGCCTGGAGCCTCGAGCCGCGGGGCACCGAGCTGTTCGTCGCCCCGGCGCTCGTGGAGGTGGCCGGGCCGCGCACCAGCATCCGCCCGGTCGCCGGCATGCCGCTGCTCTACGTCGAGCACCCCGAGTTCGACGGCCTGCGCGGCATGGTGAAGAGCGTCTTCGACAAGGTGGTCGCGCTGATCGCGCTGATCATCCTCGCGATCCCGATGCTGGTGATCGCGATCATCATCCGGTCGACGAGCGAGGGCCCGGCGCTGTTCAAGCAGACCCGGATCGGCCGCGGCGGGCGCGAGTTCCGGCTGCTGAAGTTCCGCACCATGGTGAACGGCGCGGAGCGGCTCAAGGCGCTGCTCGAGCACGAGAACGAGCACGACGGCGTGCTGTTCAAGATCAGGAACGATCCAAGGGTCACCAAGGTCGGCGCCTTCCTGCGCCGCTACTCCATCGACGAGCTGCCGCAGCTGATCAACGTGCTGCGCGGCGAGATGTCGCTGGTCGGCCCCCGGCCGCCGCTGCCCGAGGAGGTCGCCCGGTACGGCAGCGACGTACGGCGCCGCCTCGTGGTGAAGCCCGGCATGACCGGCCTGTGGCAGGTGTCCGGCCGGGCGGACCTGAGCTGGGAGGAGTCGGTCCGGCTCGACCTGCGGTACGTGGAGAACTGGTCGCTCATCCTCGACCTGCAGATCCTGTGGAAGACCTGGGGCGCGGTGAAGAGTGGGGAGGGGGCCTACTGA
- a CDS encoding GntR family transcriptional regulator — protein MTQPGTRAMPGEQEPGRPPRPASAGGARPAGGRAAPVAVIRPVSAVDALAAALRDRVLSGEIEPGTPLPEQELAAAYGVARPTVREALAVLAHEGLVRRERNRSAYVPDVTPADLADLMFVRTPLEELMAVTLAGRRVPEAERALDGMAALPPDAPWSQVVAAHMALHEALIVAVGSPRLERLYSSLAAETRLGLVRLRRVYEDRDVLVAEHRDLLDAIARGPAEAARRAILAHLDHNWGIDRD, from the coding sequence GTGACGCAACCGGGGACCAGGGCGATGCCGGGCGAGCAGGAGCCCGGACGGCCGCCGCGGCCCGCGTCCGCCGGGGGCGCGCGGCCGGCGGGCGGCCGGGCCGCGCCGGTGGCCGTCATCCGGCCGGTGTCCGCGGTGGACGCGCTCGCCGCCGCGCTGCGCGACCGGGTGCTCTCCGGCGAGATCGAGCCGGGCACGCCGCTGCCCGAGCAGGAGCTCGCCGCCGCGTACGGCGTGGCCCGCCCGACCGTGCGCGAGGCGCTCGCCGTGCTCGCCCACGAGGGCCTGGTGCGCCGGGAGCGCAACCGCAGCGCGTACGTGCCCGACGTCACCCCGGCCGACCTGGCGGACCTGATGTTCGTGCGCACCCCGCTCGAGGAGCTGATGGCGGTCACGCTCGCCGGGCGGCGGGTGCCCGAGGCCGAGCGGGCGCTCGACGGCATGGCCGCGCTGCCGCCGGACGCGCCCTGGTCGCAGGTGGTCGCCGCGCACATGGCGCTGCACGAGGCGCTGATCGTCGCGGTGGGCAGCCCGCGGCTGGAGCGCCTCTACTCCTCGCTCGCCGCCGAGACCCGGCTCGGGCTGGTGCGGCTGCGCCGGGTGTACGAGGACCGCGACGTGCTCGTCGCCGAGCACCGCGACCTCCTCGACGCGATCGCCCGCGGCCCGGCCGAGGCGGCCCGCCGGGCGATCCTCGCCCACCTCGACCACAACTGGGGCATCGACCGGGACTGA
- a CDS encoding DMT family transporter, producing MRASGPLAIIAAAVLWGTAGTAGALARAAGVDAGSLDLAAARLVIGGLLLGVPFLARARGRLTGLGWAMPLAMAAVLVYQLCFFAAVDRTGVAIGTVVAIGSGPVFTGLLTWLFDRVRPSGGWAAATAAAIAGCALLLSGGGVDSGRDVTGGVLLALLGGLLYAFYVVTAARAIGRGAPSDLVMGVMFAGAGVLSAPLLLAGDASWLAEPYGLGVALYLGCATTALSYFLYGRGLRTTPVAAAATLALAEPAVAAVLGLVVLGERLPPVSWAGMALLMLALVAVARSAAGDKKAEPDTGPAAPGESVAAARDAGHPGRDGSTVEGRS from the coding sequence ATGCGTGCTTCCGGGCCGCTCGCGATCATCGCCGCGGCCGTTCTCTGGGGTACGGCGGGCACCGCCGGCGCGCTGGCGCGCGCGGCCGGGGTGGACGCCGGTTCGCTCGACCTCGCCGCGGCGCGGCTGGTGATCGGCGGCCTGCTGCTCGGCGTGCCGTTCCTGGCGCGGGCGCGGGGCCGCCTGACCGGCCTCGGCTGGGCGATGCCGCTCGCCATGGCCGCGGTGCTCGTGTACCAGCTCTGCTTCTTCGCCGCCGTCGACCGCACCGGCGTCGCCATCGGCACGGTCGTCGCAATCGGCAGCGGGCCGGTGTTCACCGGGTTGCTGACCTGGCTGTTCGACCGCGTCCGCCCGAGCGGTGGCTGGGCCGCCGCCACCGCCGCGGCGATCGCCGGGTGCGCGCTGCTGCTCTCGGGCGGCGGCGTCGACTCCGGCCGCGACGTGACCGGCGGCGTGCTGCTCGCCCTGCTCGGCGGGCTGCTGTACGCGTTCTACGTGGTCACCGCGGCCCGGGCGATCGGCCGCGGCGCCCCGTCCGACCTCGTCATGGGCGTGATGTTCGCCGGGGCCGGGGTGCTGTCCGCACCGCTGCTGCTCGCCGGCGACGCCTCCTGGCTCGCCGAGCCGTACGGGCTGGGGGTCGCCCTCTACCTCGGCTGCGCGACCACCGCGCTCTCCTATTTCCTGTACGGCCGGGGCCTGCGCACCACACCGGTCGCCGCGGCGGCCACGCTCGCGCTCGCCGAGCCCGCGGTCGCGGCCGTGCTCGGCCTCGTCGTGCTGGGCGAGCGGCTGCCGCCCGTCTCCTGGGCGGGCATGGCCCTGCTCATGCTCGCGCTCGTCGCGGTCGCCCGCTCGGCCGCCGGGGACAAGAAGGCCGAGCCGGACACCGGACCCGCCGCCCCGGGCGAGTCCGTTGCCGCGGCCCGCGACGCCGGGCACCCTGGACGGGACGGATCGACGGTGGAGGGACGGTCGTGA
- a CDS encoding sensor histidine kinase gives MPVVSLVAIWGFAATVTVSRGLDMLRINKVFDNVVMPLRGLISSLQEERLLSLVVLGSRHGSLTESAQLHQQRAVTNQAMANLERLALAPDVQEATPPLMRWQLNELRDQLKWLSDIRSRVDGGLFTRLQTLEAYSTIIEDAQRVNDKLLIVPDLEVIDQVKAATMLSRSREALSQQAALIAGIVAANRMTGEERTAFQQLITQRNILYGLAFQQFDAELQQPYLELQNSETYTAFEAVERRVAKSVRIERELPAESRTWRATTDALVQRFDRLSLATNRTLSARAVPAATEIFTQIGITAVLGVVALGLSFFISMRFGRRIADELVQLQQSALQLAQERLPRIVERLRRGEDVDTESETETLVTSDVKEIDRVGEAFTMVQRTAIEAAVGQAELRKGVGKVFLNLARRNQSLLHRQLQMLDRLERKVEDPDILEGLFAVDHLTTRMRRHAEGLIILSGSNPARGWRNPVQFIDVVRAAVEEVEDYLRVNITVPQGPALIGSAVTDVVHLVAELVENATIFSPPKTTVQVRGGLVGRGFVIEIEDRGLGLSREEYEQINERLANPPEFDLADSDRLGLFVVGRLAARQHIKVSLRPSPYGGTTAIILIPGELVVDTTAPPEGDGEAKAEADRPAESLVPAAAGAAATTAAANGVNGANGAVPASLGPQAAESAGHAGGPDGARGHDAANGSVSLPEPSGPSVLSTAAGTGPGGLPRRVRQANLAPQLRDAPRLRTVPEPQQSERRRDGRNGETHRDVLSSFQAGWRRAGEERGDGS, from the coding sequence GTGCCGGTCGTATCCCTGGTGGCGATCTGGGGGTTCGCGGCCACGGTGACGGTGAGCCGCGGCCTCGACATGCTCCGGATCAACAAGGTCTTCGACAACGTGGTGATGCCGCTGCGCGGGCTGATCAGCTCGCTGCAGGAGGAGCGGTTGCTCTCGCTCGTCGTGCTGGGATCCCGCCACGGCAGCCTCACCGAGTCCGCCCAGCTGCACCAGCAGCGCGCGGTGACCAACCAGGCCATGGCGAACCTCGAGCGGCTCGCCCTCGCACCGGACGTCCAGGAGGCCACCCCGCCGCTCATGCGCTGGCAGCTCAACGAGCTGCGCGACCAGCTCAAGTGGCTGTCCGACATCCGGAGCCGGGTGGACGGCGGCCTCTTCACCCGGCTGCAGACCCTCGAGGCGTACAGCACGATCATCGAGGACGCCCAGCGGGTCAACGACAAGCTGCTGATCGTCCCCGACCTCGAGGTGATCGACCAGGTCAAGGCCGCCACCATGCTCAGCCGGTCCCGGGAGGCGCTCAGCCAGCAGGCCGCGCTCATCGCCGGCATCGTGGCCGCGAACCGGATGACCGGCGAGGAGCGCACCGCCTTCCAGCAGCTGATCACCCAGCGCAACATCCTGTACGGCCTCGCCTTCCAGCAGTTCGACGCCGAGCTGCAGCAGCCGTACCTGGAGCTGCAGAACAGCGAGACCTACACCGCGTTCGAGGCGGTGGAGCGGCGGGTGGCGAAGAGCGTGCGCATCGAGCGGGAGCTCCCCGCCGAGTCCCGGACCTGGCGGGCCACCACCGACGCGCTGGTGCAGCGGTTCGACCGGCTCAGCCTCGCCACCAACCGCACGCTCTCGGCCCGCGCCGTGCCGGCCGCGACCGAGATCTTCACCCAGATCGGCATCACCGCCGTGCTCGGCGTGGTCGCCCTCGGGCTGAGCTTCTTCATCTCGATGCGGTTCGGCCGCCGGATCGCGGACGAGCTGGTCCAGCTCCAGCAGAGCGCGCTGCAGCTCGCCCAGGAACGGCTGCCGCGGATCGTCGAGCGGCTGCGCCGCGGCGAGGACGTGGACACCGAGAGCGAGACCGAGACCCTGGTCACCAGCGACGTCAAGGAGATCGACCGGGTCGGCGAGGCGTTCACCATGGTGCAGCGCACCGCGATCGAGGCCGCGGTCGGCCAGGCCGAGCTGCGCAAGGGCGTCGGCAAGGTCTTCCTCAACCTGGCCCGGCGCAACCAGTCGCTGCTGCACCGGCAGCTCCAGATGCTCGACCGGCTGGAGCGCAAGGTCGAGGACCCCGACATCCTCGAGGGCCTGTTCGCGGTCGACCACCTCACCACCCGCATGCGCCGCCACGCGGAGGGCCTGATCATCCTGTCCGGCTCGAACCCGGCGCGCGGCTGGCGGAACCCGGTCCAGTTCATCGACGTGGTCCGCGCCGCGGTCGAGGAAGTCGAGGACTACCTGCGGGTCAACATCACGGTGCCGCAGGGCCCGGCGCTGATCGGATCCGCGGTCACCGACGTCGTCCACCTCGTCGCCGAGCTGGTGGAGAACGCCACGATCTTCTCGCCGCCGAAGACCACGGTGCAGGTGCGCGGCGGCCTGGTCGGGCGCGGCTTCGTCATCGAGATCGAGGACCGCGGGCTGGGGCTGAGCCGCGAGGAGTACGAGCAGATCAACGAGAGGCTCGCCAACCCGCCGGAGTTCGACCTCGCCGACAGCGACCGGCTCGGCCTGTTCGTTGTGGGGCGGCTCGCCGCCCGCCAGCACATCAAGGTCTCCCTCCGGCCCTCGCCGTACGGCGGCACCACGGCGATCATCCTCATCCCGGGCGAGCTCGTGGTGGACACCACCGCGCCGCCCGAGGGCGACGGCGAGGCGAAGGCCGAGGCGGACCGGCCCGCCGAGTCCCTCGTGCCGGCCGCCGCCGGAGCCGCCGCCACCACGGCGGCCGCCAACGGTGTGAACGGCGCGAACGGCGCCGTCCCGGCGTCGCTCGGCCCCCAGGCGGCCGAGTCCGCCGGGCACGCGGGCGGGCCGGACGGGGCCCGCGGCCACGACGCCGCGAACGGGTCGGTTTCGCTCCCGGAGCCGAGCGGGCCATCGGTACTCTCTACGGCGGCGGGCACCGGGCCGGGCGGACTCCCCCGCCGGGTACGCCAGGCGAACCTCGCCCCGCAGCTCCGCGACGCGCCGAGGCTCCGCACCGTGCCTGAGCCCCAGCAGTCCGAGCGTCGCCGGGACGGGCGGAACGGCGAGACGCACCGCGACGTGCTCTCCTCGTTCCAGGCGGGGTGGCGGCGCGCAGGTGAGGAAAGAGGAGACGGGTCGTGA
- a CDS encoding DUF742 domain-containing protein: MKDGEEHWLDQPLVRPYTITRGRTRVPDQQLDLLATVIAAGPSDASELTPEQSRILDACRTPVSVAEVASEVDLPLTVVRILLSDLREQGLVRVRQPARAAQMPAPSLLREVIQGLKAL; the protein is encoded by the coding sequence GTGAAAGACGGCGAGGAGCACTGGCTCGATCAGCCACTGGTGCGCCCTTACACGATCACGCGTGGCCGTACCCGGGTGCCGGACCAGCAGCTCGACCTGCTCGCGACGGTGATCGCCGCCGGCCCCTCCGACGCCTCGGAGCTCACCCCCGAGCAGTCGCGCATCCTCGACGCCTGCCGTACCCCGGTCTCGGTGGCGGAGGTCGCCTCCGAGGTGGACCTGCCGCTCACCGTGGTGCGCATCCTCCTGTCCGACCTGCGCGAGCAGGGCCTGGTGCGGGTACGGCAGCCCGCGCGGGCGGCGCAGATGCCCGCGCCGAGCCTGCTCCGCGAGGTGATCCAGGGGCTGAAGGCGCTGTAG
- a CDS encoding DUF5999 family protein produces MCDHQPRCPGADALDREAAALVAFHPEQGWGLLCNGVVIFEDTGDLLPDGRIVPVHRAPCGSAA; encoded by the coding sequence ATGTGTGATCACCAGCCGAGGTGTCCGGGCGCGGACGCCCTCGACCGTGAGGCCGCCGCCCTCGTCGCGTTCCACCCTGAGCAGGGCTGGGGACTTCTCTGCAACGGCGTGGTGATCTTCGAGGACACCGGCGACCTGCTCCCCGACGGCCGGATCGTCCCGGTCCACCGCGCGCCCTGCGGGAGCGCGGCGTGA
- a CDS encoding TetR/AcrR family transcriptional regulator, with the protein MGDAETRLVEVATRLFAELGFDGTSTRLIAEAAGIEVDELVERVGDKTELYRTVMAHAHEAEQAAMRSALADFTPTMQGLLDLADAYLDFYVDHPEILSLWMHRWLGDAIDVERLEEEYARPLYVMVTDLVRDLIPPDVDADHMVWTVVWSVYGFLTGGMQYSRGQPSATAASDRGHRRRPEPAELARFRAHLHTLIRRMTAPFPGG; encoded by the coding sequence ATGGGGGACGCCGAGACGCGGTTGGTGGAGGTGGCCACCCGGCTCTTCGCCGAGCTCGGGTTCGACGGGACCTCGACGCGGCTCATCGCCGAGGCCGCCGGAATCGAGGTGGACGAGCTCGTCGAGCGGGTGGGCGACAAGACCGAGCTGTACCGGACCGTGATGGCGCACGCCCACGAGGCCGAGCAGGCGGCGATGCGGTCCGCGCTGGCCGACTTCACCCCCACCATGCAGGGGCTGCTCGACCTCGCCGACGCCTACCTCGACTTCTACGTCGACCACCCGGAGATCCTCTCGCTGTGGATGCACCGGTGGCTGGGCGACGCGATCGACGTGGAGCGGCTGGAGGAGGAGTACGCCCGGCCGCTCTACGTCATGGTCACCGACCTCGTGCGCGACCTGATCCCGCCCGACGTCGACGCCGACCACATGGTCTGGACGGTCGTGTGGAGCGTGTACGGCTTCCTCACCGGCGGCATGCAGTACAGCAGGGGGCAGCCGTCGGCGACCGCGGCGAGCGACCGTGGCCATCGGCGCAGGCCCGAACCCGCGGAGCTCGCCCGGTTCCGGGCCCACCTGCACACGCTGATCCGCCGGATGACCGCCCCGTTTCCGGGCGGGTGA
- a CDS encoding PAS domain-containing protein gives MTLGLIDSNDVEQLIRPDELFFSTTDRRGRIRTGNSVFVRISGYSLEELSGAPHNIVRHPEMPAGVFRLVWDRLLAGRPVGSYVLNRAKNGSRYWVFATMTPSGDGFLSVRVAPLGPMFDKVKEVYRYVNAAERYAAEQGLDRRQVAVHGLRALEQALGELGFTSHEEFLADALSSEVAARDRLASSNYARPNARGSLRQVLAGAQALESLLSGLVGLLERYREFGDRLASTSERVLDVARRLDGAVATAQRASAMVADTAPVLGNVAQVMAGPMGGAVVALERLVPPLAKLRDDITDLRFRIALASVHNDMIASFAAEVVDGKAPATALREVPLLCDAVRESALEMSARASQVNGALQEIKATIAEAGDRLLAFQRFLGQWRILVMRRRAQHMLGDLLGTIDQEFSAFSRAMDMLRTLEEEFERSMVPFEVDELEAQVARIRAESRDYSDVA, from the coding sequence ATGACCCTCGGGCTAATCGACTCCAACGATGTCGAACAGCTCATCAGGCCTGATGAACTGTTCTTCTCCACCACCGATCGACGCGGCCGCATTCGTACCGGGAACTCGGTATTTGTCCGTATCTCTGGATACTCCCTTGAGGAGCTGAGCGGCGCACCTCACAACATCGTCCGCCATCCCGAGATGCCCGCCGGCGTCTTCCGTCTCGTCTGGGACCGTCTGCTCGCCGGGCGGCCGGTCGGGTCGTACGTGCTCAACCGTGCCAAGAACGGCAGCCGGTACTGGGTGTTCGCGACCATGACCCCGTCGGGGGACGGCTTCCTCTCGGTGCGTGTCGCCCCGCTGGGCCCCATGTTCGACAAGGTCAAGGAGGTCTACCGGTACGTCAACGCCGCCGAGCGGTACGCGGCCGAGCAGGGCCTCGACCGGCGCCAGGTGGCGGTGCACGGCCTGCGGGCCCTGGAGCAGGCGCTCGGCGAGCTCGGCTTCACCTCGCACGAGGAGTTCCTCGCCGACGCGCTCAGCAGCGAGGTGGCGGCCCGGGACCGGCTCGCCTCCTCCAACTACGCGCGGCCGAACGCGCGCGGCTCGCTCCGGCAGGTGCTCGCCGGCGCGCAGGCGCTCGAGTCGCTGCTGTCCGGCCTCGTGGGCCTGCTCGAGCGGTACCGGGAGTTCGGCGACCGGCTGGCGAGCACCTCGGAGCGGGTGCTCGACGTGGCGCGCCGGCTCGACGGCGCCGTGGCCACCGCGCAGCGCGCCTCCGCGATGGTCGCCGACACCGCGCCGGTGCTCGGCAACGTCGCCCAGGTGATGGCCGGCCCGATGGGCGGCGCGGTGGTCGCGCTGGAGCGGCTCGTACCCCCGCTCGCCAAGCTCCGCGACGACATCACCGACCTGCGCTTCCGGATCGCGCTGGCGAGCGTGCACAACGACATGATCGCCTCGTTCGCCGCCGAGGTCGTCGACGGGAAGGCGCCGGCCACCGCGCTGCGCGAGGTGCCCCTGCTGTGCGACGCGGTGCGGGAGAGCGCCCTGGAGATGTCGGCCCGGGCGAGCCAGGTCAACGGCGCGCTGCAGGAGATCAAGGCCACGATCGCCGAGGCCGGGGACCGGCTGCTGGCGTTCCAGCGGTTCCTCGGGCAGTGGCGCATCCTGGTGATGCGCCGTCGCGCCCAGCACATGCTCGGCGACCTGCTCGGCACGATCGACCAGGAGTTCTCCGCCTTCTCCCGGGCGATGGACATGCTCCGCACGCTCGAGGAGGAGTTCGAGCGGTCGATGGTGCCCTTCGAGGTCGACGAGCTGGAGGCGCAGGTCGCCCGCATCCGCGCGGAGAGCCGCGACTACAGCGACGTCGCCTGA
- a CDS encoding DUF4429 domain-containing protein yields MRDVLKGIGCVWEFDADGLRIKPDGLRAPRLVRALGERFVPYAAIADVTVSPIRLGKVVLRVRPRPGADPVITAAAGQLRESQDPYRLPLPAKMATLAEYYADETRAAVVDRGPADRFLVAAPEPPLRFKAWDGAASFDGETVVFTWFWSGVTRAKYRAGDQRFRVADLEDVEWHAPGVASGSLRLKVRGRPMPPSAEDDVASVVFGVGYGLVHESLPFAAAVLAAIRAAAPAAATPRPLEAGERPRPASATELAELVRKLGELRDAGLLTEEEFQAKKAELLSRM; encoded by the coding sequence GTGCGGGACGTACTGAAGGGCATCGGCTGCGTCTGGGAGTTCGACGCCGACGGCCTGCGCATCAAGCCGGACGGCCTGCGCGCGCCCAGGCTGGTACGGGCGCTGGGGGAGCGGTTCGTGCCGTACGCGGCGATCGCCGACGTCACCGTCTCCCCGATCCGGCTGGGCAAGGTCGTGCTGCGGGTACGGCCCCGGCCGGGCGCGGATCCGGTGATCACCGCGGCCGCCGGGCAGCTCAGGGAATCCCAGGACCCCTACCGGCTGCCGCTTCCCGCCAAGATGGCCACGCTCGCCGAGTACTACGCCGACGAGACGCGGGCGGCCGTCGTCGACCGGGGGCCGGCCGACCGGTTCCTCGTGGCCGCGCCCGAGCCGCCGCTGCGGTTCAAGGCGTGGGACGGCGCGGCCTCCTTCGACGGCGAGACCGTCGTCTTCACCTGGTTCTGGTCCGGGGTGACCAGGGCGAAGTACCGGGCGGGCGACCAGCGGTTCCGGGTCGCCGACCTGGAGGACGTCGAGTGGCACGCGCCCGGTGTGGCGAGCGGCTCGCTGCGGCTCAAGGTGCGGGGCCGCCCGATGCCGCCGAGCGCGGAGGACGACGTCGCATCGGTCGTCTTCGGGGTGGGCTACGGCCTCGTGCACGAGTCGTTGCCGTTCGCCGCCGCCGTGCTCGCCGCGATCCGCGCCGCCGCCCCCGCGGCCGCCACGCCGCGGCCGCTCGAGGCCGGGGAGCGGCCGCGTCCCGCCTCCGCCACCGAGCTGGCCGAACTCGTGCGCAAGCTCGGCGAGCTGCGCGACGCCGGGCTGCTCACCGAGGAGGAGTTCCAGGCGAAGAAGGCCGAGCTGCTCTCGCGCATGTGA
- a CDS encoding ABC transporter ATP-binding protein, with amino-acid sequence MRGGRRHRGGPRPARALWLAAFDPDLAALPDGLDTVVGPRGVRLSGGQVQRVTAARALVRRPELLVVDDLSSALDAETERTLWRRLAEAARTGEGPATLLVVSHRRAALEQAGQVVVLDGGRVAGCGPLGELLAACPPLRRLWDGDRIDEVAAG; translated from the coding sequence GTGCGCGGCGGTCGTCGGCATCGAGGCGGTCCGCGGCCGGCGCGGGCGCTGTGGCTCGCCGCGTTCGACCCCGACCTCGCCGCGCTGCCGGACGGCCTCGACACCGTGGTCGGGCCGCGCGGGGTGCGGCTGTCCGGCGGCCAGGTGCAGCGGGTCACCGCGGCACGCGCCCTGGTGCGGCGGCCCGAGCTGCTCGTCGTCGACGACCTGTCCTCGGCCCTCGACGCCGAGACCGAGCGCACGCTCTGGCGGCGCCTCGCCGAGGCCGCCCGCACCGGGGAGGGGCCCGCGACGCTGCTCGTGGTCTCCCACCGGCGGGCCGCGCTGGAACAGGCCGGCCAGGTCGTCGTGCTCGACGGCGGCCGGGTCGCCGGATGCGGCCCGCTCGGCGAGCTGCTCGCCGCCTGCCCGCCGCTGCGCCGCCTGTGGGACGGCGACCGCATCGACGAGGTCGCCGCCGGGTAG